One Nicotiana tabacum cultivar K326 chromosome 23, ASM71507v2, whole genome shotgun sequence genomic window, aaaaaatttaagaaatattaataaattacattacaataaatatttatatgtatataatatttataaaaattatataaatgtactatcgggttggtttggtttcggttatacttttttttagttaaaaccaaaccaattaaggtCGAATTgtttttccaataccaaaccaaatcaaaccaaaccatatcggattttatttttcttggtttgactcgaattatcagTTTGGTGCAGTttatcggttttctttgtacacccttACTAATCATCTTTCTTCCTTGTAATTTCAGATGTTTCTTTTTTCCACAAAATTTATTGAGAAGCAGAAAAGATTTAACTAGGGTCAGAAAACCATAAAAACCAAACTTATCACATATGATTGGAATTGTTACCAATCATGAATTGCACCAAGAATGTGGCTTAACAATCAATAAGCGCAACCTGACGCATTAAGCTCCCGTTATACGCGGGGGGTCCGGAAAGGGCCGAATCATAAGGGTTTATCGTACGCAGCTTTACCCTGTATTTttgcaagaggctatttccacggctcaaaatcgtgacctcctggtcacatggcagcaactttaccagttacgccaaggcaaACTTTGATTATCAATGAAATAAGGGTATCAATTACTGACGTCATCAATTACTGATTGGCAGCAACTTAACAGTTAACAATCAATGAAATAGATAATTAGAATTGTTATCAATTACTGACGTCATGTTTCGCTAGACCAAAATTAAATGCCAACGAAAAGAAATAAAAGCTAAGTCACTTCTTCTCATCCGCTTAAATGTTGATGGACAGAGCTACCCGACACATGTGTTGGTACAAGATAGCAAATACCTGATAAAATAGTCAAGATAATACAAGTTGACGCGAAGCGAACACTACCATTACACAAAAAGGGGGGAAATTAGCTAGTCTACTATTTTATAAAGTATGGCTTGGATCAGATTTATTTTTAAGTCTTAATCTTATAAGCACATGGACATGTGCTAATTCATGACAACTTGTTGAAGAAAGATTGTATTCCAATGAAAACTACATGAagattatcatcatcatcatctgctACACTGTTCTAGCAATTATTTATGTTTTATACATAAAAGATGTAAAAAGCGAAAATGTAGATTCTAACTAGTTAAATGTAAAACTCACTGAGGGGAGCAAAACTAGTTTATGAAATGCATCCCTATCTACTATCATTTCCTAAGTTCAGGAAGTGCCCAAAATAACAGCCTTCGCATCAATTCCTATATCAGTCCTGCTGCACTTCAACACCTCATCCTTGTACATTTGGATATCAAGAGTTCCGGTATTTGCTGCTGGTTTTGTTGAAATGTAGGGCAACTGAGCAGCAGCTTATTAGTATGGTGTGGACTTACCAAAGCGATATAACCAGTTAGCTGATGCCGGGCTGCATCATAGGGAAGATCCAGTTATTGCTTGACCCACCCTGCTTCCCGAGAACCTTCTCGTTGGCCCACCAGTCAGAGCCAATAGTAGCTTTATCAGGATATCCTCCATCCACATTGTCAAAGTTAAATTCCTTAGAGGATCCAAGAGTGATCGATCTGTGCTTCTGGTGCCTCTGTCCATCTTCTCCATCAGCAGAAGATCCCTCACGTGTTTCACTGGAAGGCTCATTCCCGTTGCACTCCTGTCCATTTGACATTTCAGCCAGGCTTTCCTCTCGTTTATTGTTACGTTCTACATCCTGGAGAGACATAGATCCAGTTTTCATCAACATCGTTGGCTTCTTTTCCACACACCTCACTACGTCTTCTGCAGTTATCTCGAAAGAAACTCTATGGTCGACCACTGTTAGATCATTTTTCCATCCATTAAGCGGCTTTGAAAGCCGAGGAACACCAGAGTTCTGATGATTGAGAAGGAAACTGTCGTGATACTTGGGGTATACTGTATCAGGGGTCAAAGTCCCAGATCCTTGCCGTGATCCCCATTCGTGAGGGGCTATTTTCTCCAGGTTCAGGAACTGAGGGCGTCCAGGATTAGACTCACGGTCAAGAAACGGAGATGAGGTTCCAGATACAGAAATGGCTGACCCAGGCGATATCAAATTGCTGACTGGACTCCCTGGTTGAAGTTgatatgattgaaattcatactGAGCAAAAGGAAATCTATTACCAGCATCAACATTTTGGTGATTGGGGTCAAGAAGCTTAGCAAATGGTACCTCAGGCGATGAGGGTGTAGTCAAGTGGACTGACTCAGGTGGAGGGGTAAACGGAGCAGTTGATGGTTCAGTGGTGAATGTAGAGAACACAGGTGGAGATACCAGTTGAGGTTCATGAGCATATGGCCCAATAGCAAAAATCGAGGCAGGTCCACTGGGAGAATATGTAGACATAGAGGAAAGGCATTTCGAGCCAACTGGTGAGTGGGTTGCGGAAGGAGGTTCTGATGGCAAGAAAGAAGCAGGAGATGAGGGAGGGGCAATGAAGGGAAGCACTATAGAAGGAGCTTGAGTTGAATTATCAGCAGCAGGTCTATCTGCCCCAGGGGCTGTTGTTTCAGGAACAAAAACTGCATGTCCGATTCGCTTTGTCTGTTTCTGAGACCCAAAACACCAATACATGCTCCAGCAGCTTCCCCATCTTCGTTTCTGTAGAACCAATTTGAAGTGCAAGAGATGATGAGATCTTctcataaaataaacaagtaactTCAAAGCATTATGAAGATGTTAACACACAAAGTAAGTTTCTTCAGGAAAAGACCCGAAAGCAGAGAGGacagggaagtagagaaaataaaACAACCTTGTTTCTTGATGCTGTCTTAAAACAAGGATGAGTGCAATTTAATTGTTCCTTAGAATCAAATAGTCAAGGGAATAAAAGCAAAGAATATACACAAAGAACCTTGAATATGTTAGCCCTTCAATACAATTGAACAATCGAAGAAAATCGGAGGACAGATGATCTAATCTAGAGTAATATTCAAAGAGCTGAGAGAAATTATTATTAAcctttaagaattaattaagtCAGTCCATTCAAACCAAATAATGTTCTGAGGCTGGAGGTCAACAGGCCTGGTCCTGGCTAAGGCAAGATGAGGTTTCTAAGCAAGGAACACCAGACAGCAGTGCGGGAATACAAACACTTGAGTTTGCAAATGTCACAAGAGTGTTAATCAAAATGACGGGATGCAGAAAAACTTCCCTGGTAGATTTCTACCTTGCATCCTTAAGGTGAAAGGTTCAATTCCCACCGCCTTCTTCCAATTCTTTTCCCCTTTCCCCTCCCAAAAATATTATAGGAGAAAGAGGgaaacaacaacaccaacaacaacaacccagtgggATCCCACAAAGTATCATGCACATTCTAATATAAAAAGATCAATTGTAAACGTACAAGAACATTGAGAAAATTgtaagcaacaacaacaacaaaaaaaaaaaacagtgaaTTCCCATaaatggggtatggggagggtagtgtgtacgcagaccttacccctaccttataaagat contains:
- the LOC107782211 gene encoding uncharacterized protein At1g76660-like isoform X2 — translated: MYWCFGSQKQTKRIGHAVFVPETTAPGADRPAADNSTQAPSIVLPFIAPPSSPASFLPSEPPSATHSPVGSKCLSSMSTYSPSGPASIFAIGPYAHEPQLVSPPVFSTFTTEPSTAPFTPPPESVHLTTPSSPEVPFAKLLDPNHQNVDAGNRFPFAQYEFQSYQLQPGSPVSNLISPGSAISVSGTSSPFLDRESNPGRPQFLNLEKIAPHEWGSRQGSGTLTPDTVYPKYHDSFLLNHQNSGVPRLSKPLNGWKNDLTVVDHRVSFEITAEDVVRCVEKKPTMLMKTGSMSLQDVERNNKREESLAEMSNGQECNGNEPSSETREGSSADGEDGQRHQKHRSITLGSSKEFNFDNVDGGYPDKATIGSDWWANEKVLGKQGGSSNNWIFPMMQPGIS
- the LOC107782211 gene encoding uncharacterized protein At1g76660-like isoform X1 — translated: MRGVNGEQRGVDSTLETINAAATAIASVENRVPQASVQKRRWGSCWSMYWCFGSQKQTKRIGHAVFVPETTAPGADRPAADNSTQAPSIVLPFIAPPSSPASFLPSEPPSATHSPVGSKCLSSMSTYSPSGPASIFAIGPYAHEPQLVSPPVFSTFTTEPSTAPFTPPPESVHLTTPSSPEVPFAKLLDPNHQNVDAGNRFPFAQYEFQSYQLQPGSPVSNLISPGSAISVSGTSSPFLDRESNPGRPQFLNLEKIAPHEWGSRQGSGTLTPDTVYPKYHDSFLLNHQNSGVPRLSKPLNGWKNDLTVVDHRVSFEITAEDVVRCVEKKPTMLMKTGSMSLQDVERNNKREESLAEMSNGQECNGNEPSSETREGSSADGEDGQRHQKHRSITLGSSKEFNFDNVDGGYPDKATIGSDWWANEKVLGKQGGSSNNWIFPMMQPGIS